A single genomic interval of Labrus bergylta chromosome 18, fLabBer1.1, whole genome shotgun sequence harbors:
- the bsdc1 gene encoding BSD domain-containing protein 1, protein MAEGEGWWGGWLQQSYQAVRDKSSEALEFIKRDLTEFSTVVQHDTTCSIVATATAVRNKLAVEGSSETTEKVKKSLSSFLGVISDTLAPSPDKTIDCDVITLVATPAGTTEVYDSCKARLYCLQADPATYCNEPDGPPEKFENWLSTFSLEDNQGEISDLLVNSPSIRALYTKMVPAAVAHSEFWQRYFYKVFQLDQEEARRLALKQRAEQTSHTETLGWEEEEEDDFLGATSSSQLSFTTKLDNDSMDLPRPSTTLPGTTLPSPIFSPCEEHDVTYSVSSDSISQPTQVEVQTEPVATELAKKLTEASLEDVEVKTQEKQRPIQRDLPLEAQEEAVTLPEVTVDETSQRTPASISKPVAAKEEGPQDLRVFELNSDSGKSTPSNNGKKGSSTDVSEDWEKDFDLDMTEEEVQLALSKIEASGELDEDWENWD, encoded by the exons ATGGCTGAAGG AGAAGGCTGGTGGGGAGGATGGCTGCAGCAGAGCTACCAGGCCGTCAGAGACAAG TCATCTGAGGCCTTAGAGTTCATTAAGCGAGACCTCACAGAGTTCTCTACTGTAGTGCAACATGACACCACCTGCTCAATTGTTGCTACAGCCACTGCTGTCAGAAACAAGCTTGCG GTGGAAGGTTCCTCTGAGACCACAGAAAAGGTAAAGAAGAGCCTCTCTAGTTTCTTAGGAGTAATATCAGACACGCTTGCTCCATCTCCTGACAAAACCATCGACTGTGATGTGATTACATTGGTGGCAACGCCAGCCGGAACCACAGAGGTCTATGACAGTTGTAAG GCACGTCTCTACTGTTTGCAAGCGGACCCTGCTACATACTGCAATGAACCTGATG GTCCTCCAGAGAAATTTGAAAACTGGCTTTCTACCTTCAGTTTGGAAGATAATCAGGGAGAAATCTCAGACCTTCTGGTCAACAGTCCCTCTATACGAGCCCTCTACACTAAAATG GTGCCAGCAGCTGTAGCCCATTCGGAATTCTGGCAGAGATATTTCTACAAAGTCTTCCAGCTGGACCAG GAGGAAGCAAGGAGATTGGCATTAAAGCAGAGGGCAGAACAGACTTCTCACACAGAGACCCTGggctgggaggaggaggaagagg ATGACTTTCTTGGTGCAACGTCATCATCACAGCTCAGCTTTACAACCAAGTTGGACAACGACTCAATGGACCTGCCCCGACCCTCGACAACTCTTCCAGGAACAACTCTGCCTAGCCCCATCTTTTCTCCCTGCGAAGAGCACGATGTCACTTACTCAGTTAGCAGCGATAGTATCAGCCAGCCAACACAAGTGGAAGTGCAGACAGAGCCAGTTGCAACAGAGCTGGCCAAGAAACTAACAGAAGCTAGCTTGGAAGATGTTGAAGTCAAGACACAAGAAAAGCAGAGGCCTATACAGAGGGACTTACCTCTTGAGGCCCAAGAAGAGGCTGTCACCCTGCCAGAGGTCACTGTTGATGAGACATCTCAGAGGACGCCTGCCTCCATCTCCAAACCAGTAGCAGCAAAGGAGGAAGGGCCACAGGACCTGAGAGTGTTTGAGCTTAATTCTGACAGTGGGAAATCTACACCATCTAACAATGGCAAGAAAG GGTCAAG